The following is a genomic window from Candidatus Xiphinematobacter sp. Idaho Grape.
AAATAGCCAAGATATTCTCCTCCACTGTAAGCTTTCGGAAGATACTTTCCTCCTGAGGTAAATATCCCATACCCTGCCGAGCCCGACGGTACATAGGCATATTAGTGACATCTTTACCTCCGAGAAACACTCTTCCTCCATCTGGACGAGTCAACCCTACAACCATGTAAAACGTGGTAGTTTTTCCAGCCCCGTTGGGACCCAGCAGACCTACAATCTCTCCTGCCCGCACGCCAATGTCTACCCCATTGACCACAGTACGTCTGCCATATACCTTAACCAACCTCTCGGCATAAAGGATGTGCTGGTCAGAGACTAGATTGTCAATAGCAGTTGCTTGAGCAAGAGGAAAGGCGGTACCCATTTTTCATTTCTTAGTCAAAGGAAATTCTAGCTATCTTGCAACCCTTCAACAACTACTGTCTTACTTTGTCCAATGGTGCTGCTATGTCCGTCCTTATTAAGGATCATTCTAGTTTTTTTGCCCATAGCGATGTGGTTATTAGCCCCCTGCCGAAGTTGCGGCCACTCAGTAAGGAAAAGATTCCCAGTAAGGGAATCATAGTGAGCTCGCCCAGCACGGCCAATAGAGCGGACAGTTTGTCCCTCAGAGTTAGCATTTTCTTGGATGACAACTACATTACCAATTGCCTCAGCATGTTGGATACCTTGATGGTCCCTTCTCAAGGTAAGAATCAGGTGATCACAACAAAGTGCAAATTGAGGGCCCCTGACAATGACTCGACCAAAGAACTCGGCTATGTTGGTCTTATCTCTAAAAGTAGCCTCCCTTGTACAAGCGATCTCGATACTGTCTTTCGTTGCAGAACAACAACTGTCTTCCGGGTTCAGTTGGCTAGATACAGCACTCAAATGTGTGGTGGGAGTGATGAAAGTGTCACAATCGTTATCGACTAAAGTGTAGGCAGAGTGGCACTGAGAAGTGTAGGAAAGAAGGAACAGGAGGAACTGAGGGAAGGTCATTTCCAAGTTTGCAAAATTCCGGTTGGTTGACCACTATTGTGAATAGTTATCTTCACGTCTCCTTTGAGACTAACAAGGCGTTCCCTTGCCAGGAATACGACACTTTGGGCAACGGCACATATG
Proteins encoded in this region:
- a CDS encoding LptA/OstA family protein → MTFPQFLLFLLSYTSQCHSAYTLVDNDCDTFITPTTHLSAVSSQLNPEDSCCSATKDSIEIACTREATFRDKTNIAEFFGRVIVRGPQFALCCDHLILTLRRDHQGIQHAEAIGNVVVIQENANSEGQTVRSIGRAGRAHYDSLTGNLFLTEWPQLRQGANNHIAMGKKTRMILNKDGHSSTIGQSKTVVVEGLQDS